The following nucleotide sequence is from Cryptococcus neoformans var. grubii H99 chromosome 5, complete sequence.
CGTGCGCCAAACCCCAAATTACCGCCCGGCCAAGCCAGACATGATCAGCTCCCAAAGCAAGggctttgaagatgtcGGTCCCCCGCCTGATTCCGGAGTCGATATGGACGGGGATGCGCCCGGCAGCAGCCTCGACCACTTCAGGCAGAGCATCCAAAGTAGCCGTCACTGAATCGAGTTGTCTCCCACCGTGGTTGGACACTACCACGCCATCAATGCCATACTCAATAGCCAAAGCGACATCCTCCGCGGTGTACACTGTACGATCTCAAATGAGTTGCAGCTGTAGTTTGTGCGAGACCTGTACCTACCGCCCTTGAGCCAAATCTGCATTTTAGTATGTGACCGTGCCCAGTCTACAAGAGTCTTCCAGGTGCACGAGGCATCTAATAAAGCGTCAGCCATTCCTTTGGCAGACATCGGCCTATCATAACATACCATACTTCAGGCGGTcgtcttccaccaccaagTTACGCCAGTCGCAATCAGCGGGCATATGAGGTAATTCGATATGGTCTGGGAGGGTAAAGTTGTTTCGCGCTTCGTTTAGTCGTCTCCCCAAGACTGCGCAATCTACAGTGACGAAAACAGCCTTACATCCCGCCTCTATATTGGTAAGCTCTTGTCCGCTACCTTCAAACTCACTTTCAGCCCTGCGGATAATTTCCAAGTTGGCCTCACGCGACTTCATTACACTCAATTGCATCACATAAGGGATGGCCCCTTGACCGGCGGTCACCACGTCTTCGATAGAGGTTGTTGAATAGGTGGAAAGACACATAGGAATGCCAGCTTTGGAAGCCGCCATTGACGTCGCTATCTCCCCATCAGGATGAGCTAGCCTTTGAAAAGCTGTGGGAGAAAAACCAAGAGGGGCGGCGACCTATCCATGCTGGTAGTTAGTCGTGCAAAGAAGGCCTAAAAATAATATCTACTTTTTGACCGAAGACCTCTACCGACATGTCTATGTTgccaacatcgaccaaaATACGGGGACGAATTCTGTATTGGTTAAATGCCTCAACGTTCTCCCGGCAACTAATGGCGATTCGATCAGCATGTCAAGCTTTGGATCTCATGCAATTGACATACGTAATCATGTCCATCGCACCACCGTTGTAAAATTCGTGGACCATTTGGGGCAGCGTCTTTTTGGACTCTTCCTCAAGGTCAGAGAGCGTATAGACGCCGTTGTTGAGTACTTGACGATTCATCTTGTCGGCAAAGAAACTGATAGCAGTAAGGGAAATGTATAGAAAACGACTGTTGGGAGACACAATTGGATACAAGATAGCTTATGAAGAAATCCGGTTTACATACATATGTAGTCACCCTGCCAGAACACACGGCTGGTCATCTGGTCATCCGGTAATGCACTGATAAAGGTTTATGTTGGGAGTCCGAACCGACATTGTTATCTGTCCGAGCACTTAGTTATTACTATTGACGGAGGCTCCGTCCGCTGGGCGCCATAATAACAGATCAATTGGCCGCAATCATCGCGTCGCAACCTCCGTCGGAGGCCGTCGGCATCTTGCGCTACGCGCTTGGCACTTGTTCGGATCGTCCTTCTTATCAGAATAGCCTTCCATTCCTTGTAAGCGTCAAGTCCAAGCCGTACACTCACCCGGTCAGTATCATGATATGTGGAATACTTAAGGGGACTCTTGTCGCTCCTCAGATATGCTTCATTTCTGTCTCATCAATACATCTTCGACTATTTTTGCAACTCTACTGTACTACCGACTCCTTACATAACTACCAACACAAACTCCCAAACAATGGACAAGCGAACCTATCTCAGAAACGACCTTCTCGCTGGAAAACCCGGTATTGGGATGTGGCTCACGTGAGTCAAGTTGTGGATTATTCCTCACGATTGCTCATTGATTGCGTGATAATAGCTTGCCTGGGTCCGCATTGGCGAAGACCGTAGCCACTATCCCTGGCTTCAACTGGATCCTTATTGATGCTGAACATGGCCAGATTACAGACAGGGATTATTTTGATGTAGGTTTCTATAGATGGATACCGCCTTGTTTGCCTCACGAAAGCTGACAATACGCTCCTCAATAGCTTACCAATCATATTACCACCGAAGGCGTTTCACCCATTATCCGTATCCCCTCCGATGAACCTTGGTTAATCAAGCGGGCCCTCGACTCAGGAGCTCATGGCTTGATGATTCCTATGTGCCACAACGCTGTACGTCTCCAGACATTCGTTTGCTTGGCCACGAACTCGACACTGACAGCGATCCTGTAGGATGTCGCCAAAAAGGTCGTCTCTTCCAGCAAGTACGCCGCTCGAGGCACTCGAGGATGTGGTTCACCTTTCACCCAGATCATCTTCGGTGTTCCCGAGGCTCAATATGAGGCAACTTGCAATGACAACTTGTTGGTCATCGTCCAAATAGAGTCGGCAGAGGGTGTGAAGAATGTGGAGTCCATTGCCGCTGTCCAAGGAGTGGATGTTCTTTTCGTTGGTGAGTTCAGGTTCATGATGCGCTTCTTGGATAGATTTCAGATATTCATATTAATCTGATTAGGCCCCTTTGACCTTGCCAAGTCAATGGACATCGAGTTCGGTGGCGAGGAACACGAGGCTGCTATTGCTCGAACCCTTAAGGCTTGTAAAGATAATGGCAAGAAAGCAGCCATCTTTTGTAAGTCAGCAATGGGGCGGAGGCTGCCATAGTGATGATTAACCTTTGATCTAGGCATGTCCGGCGCCCAGTCCAAGAAGCGTTTGCAGCAGGGCTTCGATATGGTTTCCATAGCCACTGATACAGACTCTATAATTCGAGAGTTCTCCAGGCAGCTCGAAGACGTGAAGGCCTGATCCTATGTATGCATATAACCATCACAGGTCATCCCTGCTTTCCTTGTTTATGATTATGCGAGTTAATAATTAATGGGATCGAATTCCTAAGTGAACCCTGTCTGTTGCTGCAATTATTCAATTATTTTGCCTTCAACAGTTTTGGCACGACCATGTCCAGGAGAAAAGTGATCTAAGCTGAACTCAAGTAGCAGGATCTGCAGTTCATATCAATTTGCTGTGCCGCGTATACTCGTTGGTTCTTCTTATTTTGTTGTAAAATAGTGCTTTAAGTGTTTCGAAGATTGAATTTAAGAAGCGTTCAGTCTTTATAAATTATGACGTCCGATACATCGCATGTCAGAGGTCACGGCAGCCAAAAGGGGGCACCGGACCAAGAAAAACTTGTAGGCGGATTCCGGAATGCACATAGCATACCATAGACCAATAGCTAACGACTCTATAATTTGATAGGCCACTCGAAATCTTCGCCATAGTAATGGTGAACTGACTTTGTGATAAGGTAAGGCTCGAGACCCTCCAATCCCAACTCTCGGCCCCATCCAGACTGCTTATATCCACCAAAAGGAACTTGATGAGAGAGTGCTACGTACTATGACATGTTCAGTTATACCGAAAGTAGATAACGCCATTGAACTCACTTGATTAATCCATACAGTACCTGCCTTCAACTTGCGTGTGACTCGCTGGACTCGAGCGTAGTTCTGAGAATGGACGGCGGCGGCCAGACCGTACTGCGAAAGACATTAGCGCTCGAACCGAGGGACGAGGGACAATAGCTGTTAACTGACTTCGGTGTTATTGGCGATCGATATAGCGTCAGTCTCGTCCCTGAAACGAATGACAGAAGCCACAGGGCCAAATATCTCTTCTCTGGCGATCTTCATATCCATAGTGACGTCTCCGAACACTGTTGGTTGGATAAAGTACCCTTTAGATCCATGTCTGCTGCCGCCGGTCAAGAGCTTTGCCCCGCCTCGCTTGCCACTCTCAATATAGTCGAGGACCTTCCTGAATTGCGTCTCATTAACTTGCGGTCCTTGAAAAGTATCCGGGTCTGCCGGATCCCCGACCTTGAAGGCCTCAGCGGCAGCTTTGAAATGTGTGATGAACTGATCGTAAATCGACTCTTGCACAAGCACTCTTGACCCGGCACTGCATGATTGACCTTTGCAGTCGAGTTAGCTGAGGTACTTGGAGGCCTAATGGATACACATCACGCACCCATATTCTCGTATACGCCAAAGGCTGCCCATTTCGCAGCTTCCTGTAGGTTCGCATCGTCAAAAACGATATTCGCGGATTTTCCGCCAAGCTCGAGTGTGACCGATTTCAGATTAGACTCGGCTGCAGCAATGGCAATGCGTCGTCCGGTGATTGTGGAACCGGTAAAGGCGATTTTATCAATGTCCATGTGCCTGGAGAGAGCATCTCCAGTGGTTCGACCGAGGCCGTTGACCAAGTTGAAAACCCCAGCTGGATATCTGCAAGAATGTACATCAGTCATCAACTTACTTAATACATCTATGTGCATATAAATATACTCACCCTGAGGGCTCAAACAGCTCGGCAAACTTAAGAGTCGAAAGAGGTGTTTGCTCCGCGGGCTTAAAAACGATAGTACAGCCAGCAGCCAGAGCAGGGGCAATTTTCCTTCGGACGTCATATTAGCGATAGAAAATAATATTCATGTATAGTACTGCACCAAATCATCATTAAAAGAGGATAGTTCCAAGGTACAATCTGAGCGCAAACACTAATTCATATCAGCCGCGATTTAAATCTCACAGGGCTCGTAAA
It contains:
- a CDS encoding glycolate oxidase, whose amino-acid sequence is MNRQVLNNGVYTLSDLEEESKKTLPQMVHEFYNGGAMDMITCRENVEAFNQYRIRPRILVDVGNIDMSVEVFGQKVAAPLGFSPTAFQRLAHPDGEIATSMAASKAGIPMCLSTYSTTSIEDVVTAGQGAIPYVMQLSVMKSREANLEIIRRAEKAGCKAVFVTVDCAVLGRRLNEARNNFTLPDHIELPHMPADCDWRNLVVEDDRLKYDASCTWKTLVDWARSHTKMQIWLKGVYTAEDVALAIEYGIDGVVVSNHGGRQLDSVTATLDALPEVVEAAAGRIPVHIDSGIRRGTDIFKALALGADHVWLGRAVIWGLAHDGEAGVSLAVNLLLDELRTTMVLAGCANIKQITRAHLARRGLDGRLHKL
- a CDS encoding 2,4-dihydroxyhept-2-ene-1,7-dioic acid aldolase, translating into MDKRTYLRNDLLAGKPGIGMWLTLPGSALAKTVATIPGFNWILIDAEHGQITDRDYFDLTNHITTEGVSPIIRIPSDEPWLIKRALDSGAHGLMIPMCHNADVAKKVVSSSKYAARGTRGCGSPFTQIIFGVPEAQYEATCNDNLLVIVQIESAEGVKNVESIAAVQGVDVLFVGPFDLAKSMDIEFGGEEHEAAIARTLKACKDNGKKAAIFCMSGAQSKKRLQQGFDMVSIATDTDSIIREFSRQLEDVKA
- a CDS encoding aldehyde dehydrogenase (NAD); the encoded protein is MSATVADVTFNTGLYINGVWKSGRGEPLLSVNPATEEVIAEVQTASKDDVDDAVKAARHCFETAWGTEVSSQLRGQLLFKLADGMEATMEELAKLEYLDSGKPLAWCKADIEDSVACLRYYAGSADKIQGSMIELDDKHKHALARKEPIGVCAQIVPWNYPLLMMIWKIAPALAAGCTIVFKPAEQTPLSTLKFAELFEPSGYPAGVFNLVNGLGRTTGDALSRHMDIDKIAFTGSTITGRRIAIAAAESNLKSVTLELGGKSANIVFDDANLQEAAKWAAFGVYENMGQSCSAGSRVLVQESIYDQFITHFKAAAEAFKVGDPADPDTFQGPQVNETQFRKVLDYIESGKRGGAKLLTGGSRHGSKGYFIQPTVFGDVTMDMKIAREEIFGPVASVIRFRDETDAISIANNTEYGLAAAVHSQNYARVQRVTRKLKAGTVWINQYVALSHQVPFGGYKQSGWGRELGLEGLEPYLITKSVHHYYGEDFEWPIKL